One window of the Saccopteryx bilineata isolate mSacBil1 chromosome 2, mSacBil1_pri_phased_curated, whole genome shotgun sequence genome contains the following:
- the LOC136322767 gene encoding allergen Fel d 4-like has product MKLLLLCLGLTLVCAQEGGHHEVVTSNFDMSKVSGEWYTVMLASDVKESIEENGNLRIYVESIQELPNSSLFLKYHTKENGKCVEINPIGIPTKRNGIYSSIYDGFNLLHIVEAVYSEYLIYYSLNFKNNKVTQFMELYGRKPDLSPTIKKRFEEIGREQGIPKENILDVTNGNRCLHLRGSNDAQGSSAE; this is encoded by the exons atgaagctgctgctgctgtgtctgGGGCTGACCCTGGTCTGTGCCCAGGAGGGAGGACACCATGAAGTTGTGACAAGCAACTTCGATATGTCAAAG GTCTCAGGGGAGTGGTATACTGTTATGTTGGCCTCAGATGTGAAGGAAAGTATAGAAGAAAATGGTAACCTGAGGATCTATGTGGAATCCATTCAGGAACTGCCCAactcttccttatttttaaaatatcacactAA agaaaatggaaaatgtgtTGAAATCAATCCCATTGGTATACCAACGAAAAGGAACGGTATATATAGTTCTATCT ATGATGGATTCAATCTACTTCACATAGTTGAAGCAGTCTATAGTGAATATCTGATTTATTACAGCTTGAATTTCAAGAATAATAAAGTAACACAATTCATGGAGCTGTACG GACGAAAACCAGATTTGAGTCCAACTATCAAGAAAAGGTTTGAGGAAATTGGCCGAGAACAGGGAATTCCTAAGGAAAACATCCTGGATGTGACCAATGGCA ATCGCTGCCTCCACCTTCGAGGGAGTAATGATGCCCAGGGCTCCAG TGCTGAGTGA